One Nitrosopumilus piranensis genomic region harbors:
- a CDS encoding ribosomal L7Ae/L30e/S12e/Gadd45 family protein codes for MSKILEKSLKDARKEGKLTMGSKQVLNSVKNSKLIVLSQSVEKEMIERIESDAKKEKIPLVNFQGTSVALGRLCGLQFRISTISFTSIDDANIKSILKDTEAEEKND; via the coding sequence ATGAGTAAGATACTTGAGAAATCTTTGAAGGATGCCCGAAAGGAAGGCAAGTTAACAATGGGCAGTAAACAAGTTTTAAACTCTGTAAAAAATTCCAAGCTAATTGTATTGTCTCAATCTGTAGAAAAAGAAATGATTGAGCGAATTGAATCAGATGCAAAAAAAGAAAAAATACCTTTAGTAAACTTCCAAGGAACTTCAGTCGCATTGGGCAGATTGTGCGGCTTGCAATTTAGAATTTCAACAATTTCATTCACATCAATCGATGACGCAAACATCAAATCAATTTTAAAAGATACAGAAGCTGAGGAAAAAAATGATTAG
- a CDS encoding NusA-like transcription termination signal-binding factor codes for MTQSIKLTTDQMRMMSLFQNVTGATARDCVEDEKQDRVIFVVNTGKMGLAIGKGGMHIKSLQNIVKRNVELVEFDEDPAKFLSNLLNSKLISEVKINTRADGTKQAIVMVDPRKKGIVVGREGRNAEKARMLAKRYFDITSVLINSPERQTMEM; via the coding sequence ATGACACAATCAATCAAACTAACAACGGATCAAATGCGTATGATGTCTTTGTTCCAAAACGTTACAGGTGCAACAGCACGTGATTGTGTCGAAGATGAGAAACAAGATAGAGTAATTTTTGTAGTTAACACAGGAAAGATGGGACTTGCAATTGGTAAGGGAGGAATGCACATCAAATCCCTACAAAACATTGTAAAGAGAAACGTTGAACTCGTAGAATTTGATGAGGATCCAGCAAAATTTTTGTCTAATTTGCTTAATTCTAAACTGATATCTGAAGTAAAAATAAATACGCGGGCAGACGGGACAAAACAGGCAATCGTTATGGTAGACCCAAGAAAGAAAGGAATTGTTGTAGGAAGAGAGGGCAGAAATGCTGAGAAGGCAAGAATGCTTGCAAAACGATATTTTGATATTACTAGTGTCTTGATTAACAGTCCTGAAAGACAAACTATGGAGATGTAG
- a CDS encoding 30S ribosomal protein S12, translated as MRKSPLGLFAGRVLTTKKKRQRWAISTYKRRELGIDKKADPLGGAPQARGIVLEKVGVAAKQPNSAIRKCVRVQLIKNGKTVTAFLPRDGAMNFIDEHDEVHIQGMGATQGGAMGDIPGVRFKVFKVNGTSLHELVIGKKEKPRR; from the coding sequence ATGAGAAAATCACCACTTGGATTATTTGCAGGCAGAGTTCTAACTACAAAAAAGAAGAGACAGAGATGGGCAATCTCAACTTACAAGAGAAGAGAATTAGGTATTGATAAAAAAGCAGACCCACTTGGTGGCGCTCCACAAGCAAGGGGAATTGTTTTAGAAAAAGTTGGCGTAGCAGCAAAACAGCCAAACTCTGCAATTAGAAAATGTGTTCGTGTTCAATTAATTAAAAACGGTAAAACAGTTACTGCATTCTTGCCACGAGACGGTGCAATGAACTTTATTGATGAACACGATGAAGTTCACATTCAAGGAATGGGTGCAACTCAAGGCGGTGCAATGGGGGATATTCCTGGTGTTAGATTCAAAGTATTCAAAGTAAATGGTACATCACTTCATGAACTAGTAATCGGAAAGAAGGAGAAACCAAGGAGATAG
- a CDS encoding 30S ribosomal protein S7 has product MAQTKNLLLFRKWDLSDIEVKDPGLKTAISLRKQILPYTFGRSALKRFNKADVNIVERLINKTMHFGKKYAKNTGRMTGKKTKILNTVRTAFTIIELKTGKNPVEVLVRAVENSAPNEDTTRIVYGGTVYHVSVDVAPIRRVDLALRFIADAIKESTFSNPKPIEEHMAEQLIMAADNDPNAPSVKKKNELERIAQASR; this is encoded by the coding sequence ATGGCACAAACAAAAAACTTGTTACTGTTTAGAAAATGGGATTTATCTGATATCGAAGTCAAAGACCCAGGCCTTAAAACTGCAATCTCTTTAAGAAAACAAATCTTGCCATACACATTTGGTCGTTCTGCACTCAAGAGATTCAACAAGGCCGATGTCAACATTGTTGAGAGATTAATCAACAAGACAATGCACTTTGGTAAAAAATATGCAAAGAACACCGGCAGAATGACTGGAAAGAAAACCAAAATTCTCAATACCGTTAGAACAGCATTTACAATTATCGAACTTAAAACTGGAAAAAATCCAGTAGAGGTACTAGTTAGAGCAGTTGAGAATTCAGCTCCTAACGAGGACACAACTAGAATTGTTTATGGTGGTACAGTTTACCATGTGTCAGTTGATGTTGCACCAATTAGAAGAGTTGACTTGGCTTTGAGATTCATTGCTGATGCAATCAAAGAATCTACATTCTCCAATCCAAAACCAATTGAAGAGCACATGGCAGAACAACTAATCATGGCTGCCGACAACGATCCTAACGCTCCTTCTGTAAAGAAAAAGAACGAACTAGAGAGAATCGCACAAGCATCAAGATAG
- a CDS encoding YkgJ family cysteine cluster protein, whose translation MSQKEIEESLDLLQKDWDVDPILRNFMLGKITDVSDRPIKVKDVVFHIPYLNSEKKFILWKCFWPDCHNCCDRQGRLPLTSDDLITIGKGLKYQKPSEFIKNETLTVTYSEPGPSGQMTTMTTINLKRKEDETAADDGTHISCRFLDEEGGCSMHPDRPGVCYLYPFSSWLENEKGKPRVHATYQFTGDCPGFYLAEDLEPMKEEFKEYSKIIYDYNMASNRTNREGFGSVSFS comes from the coding sequence TTGTCCCAAAAGGAGATTGAAGAGTCGCTAGATTTACTGCAAAAAGATTGGGATGTTGACCCAATATTGAGAAACTTTATGCTTGGAAAAATTACTGATGTCTCTGACAGACCAATCAAGGTAAAAGATGTTGTGTTCCATATTCCTTATCTTAATTCAGAAAAAAAATTTATTCTTTGGAAATGCTTTTGGCCTGACTGTCATAACTGCTGTGACAGACAAGGAAGACTGCCACTTACTTCAGATGACTTGATTACAATTGGAAAAGGACTAAAATACCAAAAGCCTTCAGAGTTTATCAAAAATGAAACACTGACTGTAACCTATTCTGAACCGGGACCTTCAGGGCAAATGACTACAATGACAACAATCAACCTTAAAAGAAAAGAAGATGAGACTGCAGCTGATGATGGAACCCACATCTCATGTAGATTCCTAGATGAGGAAGGTGGATGCTCTATGCATCCTGACCGTCCTGGAGTGTGTTATCTGTATCCGTTTTCTAGCTGGCTTGAAAACGAGAAAGGAAAGCCACGAGTTCATGCAACATACCAATTCACTGGAGACTGTCCGGGATTTTATCTTGCAGAAGATCTAGAACCAATGAAAGAAGAGTTTAAGGAATATTCAAAGATAATTTATGATTACAACATGGCATCAAATAGAACAAACCGCGAAGGATTTGGGTCTGTTAGTTTTAGTTAG
- a CDS encoding NAD(P)/FAD-dependent oxidoreductase: protein MKIAVMGMGVAGSYLMARLKDSEHDVTGYELNPKERHDSICAWGTIKPVLSEYCKKTGRDFNDFLIHDGKNMHVKMNNDVKFDIGLKGLCTYDKLGLIKDFIKDSKVIYGKPPTLEELEKEYDMIVDCTGFHRVYLPKLKEDFFLPTYEYKVEYEDGVPYDDFYIEPFPGMSGYFWYFPLGEKWAHIGAGDYNKQHIKATDDFLKKHGGKVLKTKGRPIRLATPDRCKPYYSGKVVGVGESIGTVYALLGEGIIPSMQCVEIFLENMDDFAAYEKAVEKHYKVYAKVFNFVRAKIHKDFSFVKALPDFLSIFRYMKKNEDRFGMDIKIADLMKVAKA from the coding sequence TTGAAGATTGCAGTAATGGGTATGGGGGTAGCTGGTTCTTATCTTATGGCCAGACTAAAGGACTCTGAACATGACGTTACAGGGTATGAGTTAAACCCAAAAGAAAGACACGATTCTATCTGTGCTTGGGGCACAATCAAACCAGTGCTTTCTGAATACTGCAAAAAGACTGGCAGAGATTTTAATGACTTTCTGATCCATGATGGAAAAAACATGCACGTCAAGATGAACAATGACGTAAAGTTTGACATTGGTCTGAAAGGATTATGCACATATGACAAACTTGGACTGATTAAAGATTTTATCAAAGACTCCAAAGTAATCTATGGCAAACCACCAACTCTAGAGGAGTTAGAAAAAGAGTATGACATGATAGTTGACTGTACTGGATTTCACAGAGTATATCTGCCAAAGCTCAAAGAAGATTTCTTTTTGCCAACATACGAATACAAAGTAGAGTATGAGGATGGAGTTCCGTATGATGACTTTTACATTGAGCCATTTCCTGGCATGTCAGGATATTTTTGGTATTTCCCACTAGGTGAGAAGTGGGCCCATATCGGAGCAGGCGATTACAATAAGCAACACATCAAGGCAACTGATGACTTTCTAAAAAAGCATGGCGGCAAGGTTCTCAAAACAAAGGGAAGGCCAATTAGATTGGCAACTCCGGACAGATGCAAGCCATACTATTCAGGAAAAGTTGTAGGTGTTGGAGAGTCAATTGGAACAGTCTATGCGCTGTTAGGTGAGGGAATCATTCCATCAATGCAATGCGTTGAGATATTTCTTGAGAACATGGATGATTTTGCAGCATATGAAAAGGCAGTTGAAAAACATTACAAAGTGTATGCCAAGGTTTTCAATTTTGTCCGAGCAAAGATACACAAAGACTTTAGTTTTGTAAAAGCACTTCCAGACTTTTTGTCAATATTTAGATACATGAAAAAGAACGAAGACAGGTTTGGAATGGATATTAAAATTGCTGACTTGATGAAAGTGGCAAAGGCCTAG
- a CDS encoding nitroreductase family protein, whose product MDVFEAISTRRAIKKFDPNYKMSPEDIKRLMEHVLLSPTSYNQQNWRFVYVTDQSVKEKISVAARGQAQPKDGSLVIVLCGYMSAWKTEPLRYWKNHPTEKQEYVKAALERKYTSDPHAERDEAIRSCGMAAQTIMLATRDMGLDSCPMVGFEYDELAKIIKLPENHLIVMMVVVGKKAAPALERGGQLPLDEVAFENSF is encoded by the coding sequence ATGGATGTTTTTGAAGCAATATCGACTCGACGTGCAATCAAAAAGTTTGATCCAAACTACAAGATGAGTCCTGAAGATATTAAAAGATTGATGGAGCATGTGCTCTTGTCTCCTACTAGCTACAACCAACAGAACTGGAGATTTGTCTATGTCACTGATCAATCAGTTAAAGAGAAAATATCAGTTGCAGCTCGTGGACAAGCTCAACCAAAAGACGGTTCATTGGTAATTGTTTTGTGTGGTTATATGTCTGCATGGAAGACTGAACCGCTACGCTACTGGAAGAATCATCCAACTGAAAAGCAAGAATATGTCAAAGCAGCACTAGAGAGAAAGTACACCTCTGATCCTCATGCAGAACGCGATGAGGCAATCCGCTCTTGTGGCATGGCAGCTCAAACAATAATGCTTGCAACAAGAGACATGGGACTTGACTCTTGTCCTATGGTAGGATTTGAGTATGACGAGCTTGCAAAAATCATCAAATTGCCAGAGAACCATCTAATTGTAATGATGGTTGTAGTTGGCAAAAAGGCAGCACCTGCACTGGAGCGAGGTGGTCAGTTGCCTCTAGATGAGGTCGCATTTGAGAACTCTTTCTAG
- a CDS encoding DUF4377 domain-containing protein — protein MKLIWMMLPMIALGLFGISESFAQEATSTVNSSITQQNLKEMVENWMSNPDEDDTKQRLEIMKAYYAFEETGQQLIHNQEGLVLMNQIRKMVSLQIPIEELDELRSQVQVELGLEMPFETKIFYVGANLVDCVGVGPMKCMQIREDPNSRWQNFYDSIKGFDYTEGKSYKISVKVTDIENPPADASSKKYELLEILDQKSYAKHIPYKGLCAPGFVSLGEICVLNDRCGSGIYPGKVCVVDGVKQPYLKPLHQGNAGIAASDVVCADGFKLVFKHDITPVCVQPSSVDKFVERGWHLEPPVVACTLEFAPVCGVNDKTYGNMCALNADHVTMKSKGECKSMTDNTSGIFNDALKYTSKPLVEDEQKGYAVTEIASGVYWLVGGGYQTMFLTTGQGVVAFDAPKPIGEKYLQAINEVTDEPITHMVYSHHHQDHTGAAGEIFSKDVIFIAHKDAAKLLESDNDPNRPFPTQIFEGDFNTLEIGSKTIEFHDLGEFHSKGNMLILLPDHKIAMLVDLFRPAESPYRAFGVTPDIELYLESHDVLQTFDFDVLISGHTNLLATKKHVDTNKMFTLDVLQNAKNALALSDVPIDTCTTNTIQQWEGRLGNLDAFMVDHCTAMIDYLESK, from the coding sequence ATGAAATTAATTTGGATGATGCTCCCAATGATTGCTTTGGGATTATTTGGAATATCAGAGTCTTTTGCACAAGAAGCAACTTCAACTGTAAATTCTTCTATTACTCAACAAAATCTAAAAGAAATGGTTGAAAACTGGATGAGCAATCCAGATGAAGATGATACAAAACAACGTTTAGAAATTATGAAAGCATATTATGCATTTGAAGAAACAGGACAACAATTAATACACAACCAAGAAGGATTGGTCTTGATGAACCAAATTAGAAAGATGGTTAGTCTGCAGATTCCAATAGAAGAGCTTGATGAATTACGAAGTCAAGTACAAGTGGAACTTGGATTGGAGATGCCTTTTGAAACTAAAATTTTCTATGTTGGCGCAAATCTGGTTGATTGTGTTGGGGTAGGGCCTATGAAATGCATGCAAATCCGTGAGGATCCTAATTCTAGATGGCAGAACTTTTATGATTCAATCAAAGGATTTGATTATACTGAAGGAAAGTCATACAAAATTTCAGTAAAAGTCACTGATATTGAAAATCCTCCTGCTGATGCATCAAGTAAAAAATATGAATTACTTGAAATCTTAGATCAAAAGTCATATGCAAAACACATTCCATACAAGGGATTATGTGCTCCAGGATTTGTTTCACTTGGAGAGATATGTGTTTTAAATGATAGATGTGGTTCTGGGATATATCCGGGTAAAGTCTGTGTTGTGGATGGAGTAAAGCAACCCTATCTCAAACCCCTACATCAAGGCAATGCAGGAATTGCTGCAAGTGATGTTGTATGTGCAGATGGGTTCAAACTGGTATTCAAGCATGATATTACTCCTGTATGTGTACAGCCATCTTCTGTTGACAAATTTGTAGAACGTGGATGGCATTTGGAGCCACCAGTTGTAGCATGTACTTTGGAATTTGCTCCAGTATGTGGAGTTAATGACAAGACGTATGGCAACATGTGTGCACTAAATGCAGATCATGTTACAATGAAAAGTAAGGGTGAATGTAAAAGTATGACTGATAACACCTCTGGAATTTTTAATGATGCTTTGAAGTATACATCAAAACCCCTAGTTGAAGATGAACAAAAAGGATATGCAGTAACTGAAATTGCAAGTGGTGTTTATTGGCTTGTTGGAGGTGGCTATCAGACAATGTTTCTGACTACAGGACAAGGAGTTGTTGCATTTGATGCTCCTAAACCAATTGGCGAGAAATATCTGCAAGCAATAAACGAAGTTACTGATGAGCCAATAACTCACATGGTTTATTCGCATCACCATCAGGATCATACAGGTGCTGCAGGAGAAATATTTTCCAAAGATGTAATTTTCATTGCACACAAAGATGCTGCTAAACTTTTAGAATCAGACAATGATCCTAATAGACCATTCCCTACGCAAATTTTTGAAGGTGATTTTAACACTTTAGAAATAGGTAGCAAAACAATTGAATTCCATGATCTTGGAGAATTTCATTCAAAGGGAAATATGCTGATCTTGTTGCCTGATCACAAGATAGCAATGCTAGTTGATTTGTTCAGACCTGCCGAATCACCCTATCGTGCATTTGGTGTAACTCCAGACATTGAACTTTACTTGGAAAGTCATGATGTTTTACAAACTTTTGATTTTGATGTACTTATTTCAGGACATACAAATCTTCTTGCAACAAAGAAACATGTTGATACAAACAAGATGTTCACATTAGATGTACTACAAAATGCAAAGAATGCTTTAGCATTATCAGATGTTCCAATTGATACTTGTACCACTAATACTATACAACAATGGGAGGGAAGACTAGGAAATTTGGATGCATTTATGGTAGATCATTGCACTGCAATGATTGATTATTTGGAATCTAAATAG
- a CDS encoding cache domain-containing protein, which translates to MQTFTSISTKLIVLVLTISITSIAVTTGLAYNFVDSIIKEDFKESLKDESETRGNTITSIIESRINKLQEFSQNESLLHAFDVLIPALDDTSFDRILDEQSPILHYEFNSFQLNEFEAGIRDLQIINMRGKPIFSLNEKIDPTTYVKSNYKVSQPTVQFVQDIDKTRLLKISIPVYDKNENQDGVMIATMGSSVFDNILLNRFGLHDSGEVYLVNENKMMISESIFFENAKFNQKVDTFAVSECFEKGNNVEAAEYTDYRDVDIFGYSYCKPDLGFVLLTEVDEAVILKPITELQNRILVVGITLMVIASIVTFVLSKRISTPILKLRNAAQELSSGNFDVRTNIKTNDEIEQLSTSFDDMAETLQETISAIGKRENLIKRQDDILLKFSEQKREGYVCLIDLVGSLSLTETLSEDKKRRYSKIFTDSVIPIIKKYEGIPIKIIDDAILFYFPISDDDQKSLSNTLNCCLDLTKLDKELDEKTKSENLPGMSYRISSAFGTVNEAKTSDSVLDDIFGEPVNTVFMINQYALPNTVVVDYSIYEKAKDLSFKFTKLTRSIIKGLEYTIFVVSLK; encoded by the coding sequence ATGCAGACCTTTACTAGTATCAGTACAAAACTCATAGTTTTAGTACTTACCATCAGCATTACATCAATTGCAGTAACAACTGGATTGGCGTATAATTTTGTAGATTCTATTATCAAAGAAGATTTCAAAGAATCTCTAAAGGATGAATCTGAAACAAGAGGTAATACAATCACATCAATCATTGAATCAAGAATTAACAAATTACAAGAATTTTCACAAAATGAGTCTCTTTTACATGCCTTTGATGTGCTGATACCTGCCTTGGATGATACTTCATTTGATAGAATTCTTGATGAACAATCCCCAATACTGCATTATGAGTTTAATTCATTTCAATTAAACGAGTTTGAAGCTGGAATACGAGATCTTCAGATAATCAATATGCGAGGAAAACCAATATTTTCTTTAAATGAAAAAATTGATCCTACTACTTATGTCAAAAGTAATTACAAAGTAAGCCAGCCTACTGTACAATTTGTTCAAGATATAGACAAGACACGCTTGCTCAAAATTTCTATTCCCGTTTATGACAAAAATGAAAATCAAGACGGAGTCATGATTGCCACGATGGGTAGTTCTGTGTTTGACAATATTCTGCTGAACAGATTTGGATTGCATGATTCAGGGGAAGTATACTTGGTAAATGAAAATAAAATGATGATTTCTGAATCAATATTTTTTGAAAATGCCAAATTTAATCAAAAAGTAGACACATTTGCAGTGTCTGAGTGCTTTGAAAAAGGAAATAACGTAGAGGCTGCCGAATATACAGATTATAGAGATGTTGATATTTTTGGTTATTCTTATTGTAAACCTGATTTAGGATTTGTTTTACTAACTGAAGTGGATGAAGCAGTAATTCTAAAGCCAATAACAGAACTTCAAAACAGAATACTCGTTGTAGGTATAACTCTTATGGTAATTGCAAGTATTGTTACATTTGTTCTCTCAAAGAGAATATCTACGCCCATTCTAAAACTTCGTAATGCTGCACAAGAACTGTCTTCAGGTAATTTTGATGTAAGAACAAACATCAAAACAAATGATGAGATTGAACAACTATCCACATCTTTTGATGATATGGCAGAGACATTACAGGAAACAATTTCTGCAATAGGAAAACGTGAAAACCTGATTAAAAGACAAGATGATATTCTCTTAAAGTTCTCTGAGCAAAAAAGAGAAGGCTATGTTTGTCTAATTGACTTGGTAGGCTCACTTTCATTAACGGAAACCCTTTCTGAAGACAAAAAAAGACGTTACAGTAAAATCTTTACGGATTCAGTAATTCCAATTATCAAAAAATATGAAGGAATACCAATCAAAATTATAGATGATGCCATATTGTTTTATTTCCCAATATCTGATGATGATCAAAAATCTCTATCAAATACATTGAATTGTTGTCTGGATTTGACCAAATTAGATAAAGAACTAGATGAGAAAACAAAATCTGAGAATCTTCCTGGCATGTCTTATAGAATAAGCTCTGCATTTGGAACAGTTAATGAAGCCAAGACCTCCGATTCTGTACTAGATGATATTTTTGGAGAGCCAGTAAATACAGTCTTTATGATTAATCAGTATGCACTACCTAACACTGTAGTCGTTGATTACTCTATTTACGAAAAAGCAAAAGACCTCAGTTTCAAATTTACTAAATTAACCCGAAGTATAATCAAAGGATTGGAATATACTATTTTTGTAGTTTCGCTAAAGTAA
- a CDS encoding histone yields the protein MASAKKIIKKVAKKAKRTAKKTAPKAKRTVKRVAKKAKRTAKKTAPKAKRTVKRVAKKAKRTAKKTAPKAKRTAKNKASKAKRTAKNKASKAKRTAKKTAPKAKRTAKNKASKAKRKTKR from the coding sequence ATGGCATCTGCCAAAAAAATAATCAAGAAAGTTGCAAAAAAAGCAAAACGTACCGCAAAAAAGACAGCACCTAAAGCAAAACGTACTGTCAAACGCGTTGCAAAAAAAGCAAAACGTACCGCAAAAAAGACAGCACCTAAAGCAAAACGTACTGTCAAACGCGTTGCAAAAAAAGCAAAACGTACCGCAAAAAAGACAGCACCTAAAGCAAAACGTACTGCTAAGAACAAAGCATCAAAAGCAAAACGTACTGCTAAGAACAAAGCATCAAAAGCAAAACGTACCGCAAAAAAGACAGCACCTAAAGCAAAACGTACTGCTAAGAACAAAGCATCAAAAGCAAAACGAAAAACAAAACGTTAA
- a CDS encoding ArnT family glycosyltransferase — protein sequence MSTLLQNRARISGLVFIAAILFGIVSVGILYLIDENSFLYYGDAVSHLYSARRFVDSNDPGIIQMGTVWLPLPHLMMLPFSLIDSLFSSGLAGLVNIPLHAMTSVLIYKIILKQTSKPWIGIIGGILYASNPNLLYLGITAMTEAPFLLFFVASVYFLQKWVTEDLNLKLILISSVFVVLATLCRYEAWILAPAIVLFALFFAIKTKTSSNKITIILVSLVSFTGIVFWVGWNLIIYQNPFEFANAQFYAASSQAVERPYRDFLYLQPHNVLYIYGAAAGMIAGPILAFAAGGYFLHLKEKIKSIPSSVYFYMSLPVLFTLFTMFIGIGEMSQWWFNSRFATFLYPLAIVLAPLLLMKLEKINKKTILGFVVAGMFVFQIITPTFGVVTYLDAYGGWIYKQAPFAKHTADFLYDNYDDGKVLIMTGSSQAHRIMISSGIELIDFHEGIESFLHKPYFKEPWNHNKWIILGVEPDSDSANAAKFWTDNIDQIKTHYELVNENQYYQVFKLKT from the coding sequence ATGTCCACATTACTTCAAAACAGGGCAAGAATCTCAGGACTAGTCTTCATTGCCGCAATTCTGTTTGGAATTGTTTCAGTTGGAATCTTGTATCTAATTGATGAAAATTCATTTCTGTATTATGGGGATGCAGTGTCTCATTTGTACAGTGCAAGAAGGTTTGTGGACAGTAATGATCCAGGAATCATTCAGATGGGAACAGTTTGGCTCCCATTACCCCATCTTATGATGTTGCCATTTTCTTTGATAGATTCTTTGTTTAGTTCTGGACTTGCAGGATTGGTGAATATACCATTGCATGCAATGACTTCAGTTCTCATTTACAAGATAATACTAAAACAAACCAGTAAGCCATGGATTGGAATTATTGGGGGTATTCTTTATGCATCTAATCCTAATTTACTATATCTAGGCATTACAGCAATGACCGAAGCTCCTTTCTTGTTGTTTTTTGTTGCATCAGTGTACTTTTTACAAAAATGGGTGACTGAGGATCTCAATCTAAAACTCATTTTGATTTCATCTGTGTTTGTTGTACTCGCCACACTATGCAGATATGAAGCTTGGATTCTTGCACCAGCTATCGTATTGTTTGCATTATTTTTTGCAATAAAGACTAAAACTAGTTCTAACAAAATAACAATCATACTAGTTTCACTAGTATCTTTTACCGGAATAGTTTTCTGGGTAGGATGGAATTTGATAATCTACCAAAATCCTTTTGAATTTGCAAATGCACAATTCTATGCAGCATCATCACAAGCAGTTGAAAGACCATACAGAGACTTTTTGTATCTTCAACCACACAATGTGCTTTACATCTATGGTGCAGCAGCTGGAATGATTGCAGGACCAATCCTTGCATTTGCAGCAGGAGGATACTTTTTGCATCTAAAGGAGAAGATAAAGTCCATTCCAAGCTCTGTGTATTTTTACATGTCTTTGCCTGTCTTGTTTACACTGTTTACCATGTTCATTGGCATAGGGGAGATGAGTCAATGGTGGTTTAATTCACGATTTGCAACATTTCTGTATCCTCTTGCAATAGTATTAGCACCATTATTGTTGATGAAATTAGAAAAAATCAACAAAAAAACTATTTTGGGATTTGTGGTTGCAGGAATGTTTGTATTTCAGATCATCACTCCAACATTTGGAGTGGTAACATATCTTGACGCATATGGTGGATGGATATACAAGCAAGCACCATTTGCAAAACATACAGCAGATTTTCTTTATGACAATTATGATGATGGAAAAGTTTTGATCATGACAGGATCATCACAAGCACATAGAATAATGATTTCATCAGGAATTGAATTGATTGATTTTCATGAAGGAATTGAATCGTTCCTGCACAAACCATATTTCAAAGAACCATGGAATCACAACAAATGGATTATTCTTGGAGTGGAACCTGACTCCGACTCTGCAAATGCTGCAAAATTCTGGACTGATAACATTGATCAGATAAAAACACACTATGAACTTGTCAATGAAAATCAGTACTACCAGGTATTCAAATTAAAAACATAG